DNA from Halorarum salinum:
ACTGAACTCCGCGTCCGGACGCGCTGCCCGGCGATCCGGCCGGCGGCGTTCGATTTCATCCGCTGGAGGCGTACTGCAGACGATGAGCATCGACGACCTCGAATCGAGCGAACCGTACTCGGAGGAACTCGACATCGACCTCCGATCGGGCGACGACGGGGAACTGTTCGAGTGGTTCCTCGCGAGCCTCCCCTTCGACGGACGCATCTCGGAGGGGACCGCCAAGCGAACGTACCGCGCGTTCGAGAACCACGACCTGCTGACGCCCGGGGCGATACTGGACGCCGGGTTCGACTACCCGGTGAACCCGATGATGCGGGAGGGCGGGTACGTTCGCCACGACAATCGGCGCTCCGAGCAGGTGCTCCGCGACTGCGAGACGCTCATCGAGGAGTACGACGGGAGCCTCAACGCCCTCCACGAGGCGGCCGCGGACGCGGAGGCTCTCGAGGAGCGAATCGACGCGTTCCACGGCGTCGGCCCGGTGACGACGAACATCTTCCTCCGGGAACTGCGACCGATCCGGGCGAAGACCGATCCCGAACCGCTCGACGTCGTTCGGGAGGCTGCAGCCCGTGCGAACGTCGATCCCGATCGGTACGACCGGAAAAGCGAGGCGTTCGTTCGGGTCGAGGCGGGACTCATCCGGCGCCGTCACGAGCACTGAGCGATCCCCCGGCGGGTCACTCTGATCGTCCGCGAAGGGACAGGGCGAACGCGGACCTCAGGCGGGCGACACGCTCGTTTCGCGGGGTGACCGCGAGAGCAACGCCGCCGTCGCCCCGCCGGCCAGAACCCCGACGACGAGCATGTACGCGAGGAACCCCCCGTACCAGTCGACGCCGAACAGCGTCGGTCCCCACGAGACGGCCGCCTCCAGCGACGCGCCGGCCGCCTGGGTCACCAGCGCGAACACGAGCGCGGCCATCCAGCCGCCGATGAGGACCCGACACACCTCCCGCCACCCGTGGGCGGTGAGGCCCTTCGCCACGGCGGCGCCGACCGCGAGCGGGACGTAGAGGAAGGCGGCGCCGAGCAGCACCGGAACGCGGGCCGCCTCCGCGCCGAGTCCGCCGACGCCCCCGACCACGGTGAAGGCGCCGACCAGCCCCAGGACGCCGACGAGCGCGCGCTCGTGGCCGATCCGCCGGCCGAGCACGTACGCCGAGAGCGCGAGGAGCACCACCGCGGCGCTGGCCGCGAGGAAGAACAGGCCGTAGACGTTCGCGGTGGCGACCTCGCCCACACGTGCCCTCGTCCCCGCATCCGAAATAAACCCTCCGTGCCGAATATCAGCCGTTAGAACGCCCGCAGGTCCGAGAGCACCGCGGCGGCGCTCCCGTCGTCGATCGCCTCCCGGGCGACATCGAGCCCCTCCTCCAGATCCGCGACGTCCTCCCGGGCGTAGACGCGGAACGCGGCGTTGAGCGCCACCGCGTCGCGCCAGTGGTCCGTCCGGTCGCCCGAGACGACCTCCTCGGCGATGCGGGCCGAATCCGCCGCCACGTCCTCGACCTCGAGGTCGGCCTCCTCGAAGTCCATGCCGAACTCGGGCGTCTCTATCTCGTAGTCCGTGAACGCCGCGTCGTCGCCCTCGCCCGCGTTCCACTCGGCCACCTTGGTGTACCCCGGTCGGATGTCGTCGTACCCCTCCATCCCCTGGAACATGATGACGCGGCGGAGGTCGTGGAACTCCGAGCGCTCGAACGTGTCCACCACCTTCTTCGCGAACGCGAGGTGGTAGAACGAGCCCAGGTGGACGTCGGCGCCGGCGGGGTTCGCGAGCGTCTCGACGGTGTTCACGAACGTCCGGACGCCCATCGCGTCCCGGCGCTCCCACAGCGCGTGGACGTCGGGGTTGAACGACGGCTGGTAGTAGAAGCCGAACCCCGCCTCGTCGACCATGTCGGCCGACTCCGCGGGGTCGAGTTCGGTCCGCACGTCGAGTTCGTCGAGGACGTGCTTGTACGCGTCCTGCTTCTGGGTCGGCACGCGGTCGCCCGAGTGGACGACGACCGGCGTGCCCGCGCCGGCGGCGACGATGCCCGCGGCGACGCCGAGGAGGGCCGTGTCGCCCTTGCCGTCGTAGTTCGCGCCGCAGTCGACCGGGTCGGCGTCGGGCTCGGCGTACTCGACGCGCGAGCACATCTCGTCGACGTAGGCCGCCAGTTCCTCCGGGTCGTTGCGCTTCCAGCGGTTCGCCAGCCAGAACGCCCCGAGGGTGGTGTCGTCGGGTTCGCCCGCGAAGATGCGCCGCAACGCCTCGGTCGCCTGCTCGCGGGTCATGTCGTCGGCGGACTTCGGGCCGGAGCCGCAGACCTCCGTCATGAGGCGCTTGAGGGGCCACTCCCCGAACTCCTCGGTCGCTTGTGCCATGTCGCCGGCTTCGCCCCGTCGGCGCAAAAACGTCCCGTTCGCCCGTGGGAGGTGGACGGACGGTCGGTTACTGGAGTGCGCGTCCCGCCATCCCGGGTCGGGGACGCCGTCAGGTCCCTCGCGAACCGTCATCTGGTGGATGGGAGGGTTCTT
Protein-coding regions in this window:
- a CDS encoding DNA methylase, encoding MSIDDLESSEPYSEELDIDLRSGDDGELFEWFLASLPFDGRISEGTAKRTYRAFENHDLLTPGAILDAGFDYPVNPMMREGGYVRHDNRRSEQVLRDCETLIEEYDGSLNALHEAAADAEALEERIDAFHGVGPVTTNIFLRELRPIRAKTDPEPLDVVREAAARANVDPDRYDRKSEAFVRVEAGLIRRRHEH
- a CDS encoding anthranilate phosphoribosyltransferase, encoding MAQATEEFGEWPLKRLMTEVCGSGPKSADDMTREQATEALRRIFAGEPDDTTLGAFWLANRWKRNDPEELAAYVDEMCSRVEYAEPDADPVDCGANYDGKGDTALLGVAAGIVAAGAGTPVVVHSGDRVPTQKQDAYKHVLDELDVRTELDPAESADMVDEAGFGFYYQPSFNPDVHALWERRDAMGVRTFVNTVETLANPAGADVHLGSFYHLAFAKKVVDTFERSEFHDLRRVIMFQGMEGYDDIRPGYTKVAEWNAGEGDDAAFTDYEIETPEFGMDFEEADLEVEDVAADSARIAEEVVSGDRTDHWRDAVALNAAFRVYAREDVADLEEGLDVAREAIDDGSAAAVLSDLRAF